The DNA region CCGCGAAGCAGGGCGCGCAGGTGATCCTGCTGCCGGAACTGTTCGAGAACCTGTACTTCTGCCAGGTGGAACGCGAGGACTACTTCGGGCTGGCGCACGAGATCGAGGGCCACCCGTTCATCGGCCGGTTCCAGAACCTCGCGCGGGAACTGGGCGTGGTGCTGCCCCTGTCGTACTTCGAGCGGGCCGGGCAGGCACACTACAACTCCCTGGTGTGCATCGACGCGGACGGCGAACTGCTCGGCAACTACCGCAAGACCCACATCCCCGACGGGCCCGGCTACGAGGAGAAGTACTACTTCAACCCCGGCGACACCGGCTTCAAGGTGTGGCCCACCCGCTTCGGCCGCGTGGGCGTCGGCATCTGCTGGGACCAGTGGTACCCGGAAACCGCCCGCGTGATGATGCTTCAGGGCGCGGACTTCCTGCTGTATCCCACCGCCATCGGGTCCGAACCGGCCGAGGTGGAGTCGCCCAACAGCCACCACATGTGGCAGCGGGCCATGGTCGGCCACGCCGTGAGCAACAGCTCCTACGTGGGCGCCGCCAACCGCATCGGCACGGAAACCGTGGGCGACCTGAACCAGACGTACTACGGCCACAGCTTCATCAGCGACTACACCGGCGAACTCGTCGCCGAATTCGGCGAGACCGAGGAGGGCCCGCTGCTGCATGCCCTGAACCTCGCCGAGGCCCGCAAGTTCCGGGCCGGCATGGGCTTCTTCCGGGACCGCCGCCCGGAACTGTACGGCCCGCTGCTCACCACCGACGGCGTCACCCGCCGCGGCTGAGGCGCCGTCCGGAACGCCCGCCCGGGTGGCGGCGTACCCGCGGACATGAAGCCCCTCCTGGCCCTCTTACTGCTCACCCTCGGCAGCGCCCCGGCCCTCCCCGCGGCCCCGGCCCCCGTGCCCCTGGACCGCGTCCTGCTGCGGGAGGGGGAACTGCGGGGCCGCCTGCCGGACGGGTACGTGCTGGACCTCGGCCTGCCGGATGGCCGCTCGGCGTGGCTGGCGGTGACGGCGCAGGCTGCCGGGCCGGTGACCGGGCTGACCTTCACGTTCGTTCGCCCGACGCGGGACCCGGCACTGGCGGCCCGGCTGGCCCGCACGGTGGTCCGGGTGGGCGGGGCCTGCCTGACGGCGGCCGTTCCTCGCGCGCTGGAGCCGTGGCTGGTGGCCCGCCTGAACAATGAGGCGGCCGAGGCCCCGGCCTTCCCGGGCCTCACGCTGGAGGTCCGCTCCCGGCTGAATATGACCTCCTTCGAGGAGGAGCTTCAGCTGGTCCTGCGCCGTGCGCCGGGGACAGCCCTGCCCGCGCCCGGCTGCGTCCTCCCGGAGCCGCCCGTCCAGCCGGCCTGAGGGCCCCGGCCGCGGGCGCCTGCCGGTCAGGGCAGCTTTTCCACGCGCAGGTCCCGGATTTCCCAGGGGGTGTTGCGGGGCCCGGTCTCGAACAGCTGCACCACCCGGTCGCCCTGTCCCTTGGGCGCGGCGAGCTTGAAGTCCGCGGTGAAGGGCGTCCACTCGCGGTCCAGCAGGGCGGTGCGGGTGTTGCCGTCGTTCAGGCCGTACACGATCTCCATGGGGCCGCTCAGGGACCGCCCGGTGAAGCTCACGCGGTACTGCCCGGCCGGGAGATTTTTGGGGGCCAGGGAGTAGAGCACGCCGCTGCGGGGGTTGTCGGCCGAGGCGTCCCGGCCCAGGAACATCACCGTGGTCGTGAGCTTCGCGGCGGCGCAGTACGGCAGCCACGGCGCGGCCTGGGGGTCCTGGGTGGGCAGCAGGTTCGGTCCCAGCGTGCCGTTCGCGGCGCGCCGGCGCACGCTCAGGCGCCGGACCTCCCACGGGGTGTTCTTCTCGACGTTCTCGGTGATCTGGAACACGCGGTTGACGTTCTCGGTGCGCACGGCGGCGGGCGTGATCTTCGCGCCGCCGTCCCAGGTGAAGGTCTGCTGGTATCCGCGCCAGCTGCCGGTCAGGTCGGCGGTGGCGGTCGTGCGGTCGTTCAGACCGTACTGGACGGTCAGGGTGCCGCCCACCGTGCGGGCGTCGAAGCTCACCACGTACTGCCCGGCCGGCAGGGCCTTGGCCTGTTTCAGCAGCAGGCCGCTGGCGTGCGTGCCGCACCCGCCGTCCTGCGAGTCCAGGCGGGTGGTGATCAGCACCGGCGGCTTGACCAGGTACGGTTTCCAGGCGGGCGCGCCCACGTCCAGGTGCGGCAGCAGCGAGGGGGCAGGAGCGGGGGCCGGGGCCACCGGGGGGGAGGCGGGCGCGGCGAGCACGCCCGGGCCGAGCAGGGCGCCGAGAAGCAGCAGGGATCGCGTCATGACAGCTCTCCTGAAGGTCGGGAACATGAAGGCGGAAGGGGAGACGGGCCGCGGTCCCGGCCTCCGGTGAGGGCGCGGGCCGGCGCCCAGGATGACACGCGCCGGCCCCGGACGGACTTGAGCCCGGGGCCGGCCGTGCGGCACCCTGGGGCATGACCCCGCGCCCCGCCTCCGACCCCCGCGCGCTGAAGGCCGTGGAGGCCCTGTACTCCCCGGCCGCCCTGCCGGACCCGTACCCGCTGTACGAGGCGGTGCGCGCCCACGCGCCCGGCGGGGTGCTGCACCTGCCGGAGTGGAACGCGGCGTTCCTGACGGGGCACGCGGCGAACCGCGCCGCGCTGAGTTCCCCGCTGGCCCTGAGCGGTCAGGGTATGGGCGGGGCGCCGGCCTCGGACGGCGTGCGGCTGCTGCAGGGCATGATGCTGTGGCGCAACGGGCCCGACCACCGCCGGCTGCGGGGCCTGGTGGAACTGGCCTTCACGCCCCGGGTGGTGGAGGAGCAGCGGGTCCTGGTCCGCGCGCTGGTGCACGACCTGCTGGACGCCGCGCAGTCCCGGGAGGCGGCGGGCACCGAGGTGGACCTGGTGGCGGCACTGGCGCACCCGCTGCCGGCGCGGGTGATCATGACCATGCTGGGCCTGGGGGCTGGGGACGAGGAGCGGTTCGTGCGCTGGTCGGGCAGCGTGGCGGAACTGCTGGGCGGCGCGAACCAGTCGGCGGAACTGCTGGCCCGCATTGACGCGGACGCCCGCGAGATGCGCGCGTACTTCCGCGACCTGGCCGGCGAGCTGCGCGCCCGGCCGCGGCCCGGCCTGCTGTCCGCGCTGGCGGCCGCGCAGGACGGCGGCGAGCGCCTCAGTGGCGACGAGCTGCTCTCCAACGCCGTGCTGCTGCTCACCGCTGGGCACGAGACGACCAGCAACCTGATTCCCGGCGGGCTGCTGGAACTGGCCGCTCAGCCTGCCGCCTGGGCCGCCCTGACCGCGGACCCGCGCCGGCCCGGCGTCGCGGACGAACTGCTGCGCGTCGTGTCCCCGGTGCAGCTCGACGGCCGCACCCTGTCCGGGCCCCTCCTGCTGGAGGGCACACCCCTGCCGGCCGGCACGCAGGTGCAGGTGATGCTGGCCGCCGCGAACCGCGACCCGCTGGTGTTCCCGGACCCGGCCCGGCTGGACTGGACCCGCCCGAACGCCGCGCGGCACCTGGCGTTCGCGGCCGGCCCGCACTACTGCCTGGGGGCCAGTCTGGCGCGGCTGGAGATCACCGAGGTGTACGCCGCGCTGGCCGAGCGCTTCCCGCGCCTGCGGGTGCTGGACCCACGCCCGCCTTATAAGCCGAACCCGGTGCTGCGGGGGCCGGCGGAACTGAAGGTGCGGCTTGACGGGTAGCGCCCCGGCCTCTCTACTGGAGGCATGCGGGCGTACCTGGACCTGATGGAGCATGTGCTGGAGCACGGCACGGACAAGACCGACCGGACCGGCACGGGCACCCGCAGCGTGTTCGGGCACCAGATGCGCTTCGACCTCGCGCAGGGCTTCCCGCTGGTGACCACCAAGCGCACGCACCTGAAAAGCATCATCTACGAGCTGCTGTGGTTCCTGCGCGGTGACAGCAACGTGCGCTGGCTGCAGGACCGCGGCGTGACCATCTGGGACGAGTGGGCGGCGCCGGACGGGGAACTCGGGCCGGTGTACGGCGTGCAGTGGCGCAGCTGGCCCACCCCGGACAGCGGGCACGTGGACCAGATCCGCGAGGTGATCGAGGCCATCCGCCGCACTCCGGACAGCCGCCGCCTGATCGTGAGCGCCTGGAACGTGGGGGAGATCGGACGCATGGCCCTGCCGCCCTGCCACGCCCTGTTTCAGTTCTACGTGGCCGACGGGCGGCTCAGCTGCCAGCTGTACCAGCGCAGCGCCGACATCTTCCTGGGCGTCCCCTTCAACATCGCCAGTTACGCGCTGCTGACGCTGATGGTCGCGCAGGTCACCGGCCTGAAACCCGGGGAGTTCATCTGGACCGGCGGGGACTGCCACCTGTACGCCAACCACTTCGAGCAGGCCCGCCGGCAGCTGACGCGGGAACCGCGGCCCCTGCCCGTCATGCACCTGAACCCGGCCGTGCAGGACATCGACGCCTTCACCTTCGAGGACTTCACGCTCAGCGGGTACGACCCGCACCCGGGGATCAAGGCCCCCATCTCGGTATGACCCACCCCTGCATCTTCTGTGAGATCGTGGCCGGCCGCTCCCCCGTGAGCCCGGTGGCCGAAAACGACCTGTGCGTGGCCTTCCTGACCATCGCGCCCTTCAACACCGGACACACCCTGGTGGTGCCCCGCCGGCACGCCGTGACCTTCACGGACCTCACCGCGGCCGAAGCGGCCGCGATGGCCCAGCTGGCGCAGGAGGTGGCCCGGGCACAGCAGCGCAGCACCCTGCCCGGCCACGACTTCAACCTTTGGATGGCAAACGGCGAGGCCGCCGGGCAGGACGTGTTCCACGCGCACATGCACGTCTTCCCGCGACTGGAAGGTGACGCGTTCAAGGTAGAGGCCACTTGGCCCAGCCCGGCCCGCCCTGAACTGGACGCCGTGGCCGCCACCCTGCGCGGCGCCCTGGGGGCCCGGTGACCCGCCCCAGTTTCGATGAGCTGGGACTGGCGACGGCGCAACTCTGGGCGTCGCGCAGCGCGGACGCGAAGGTGCAGGTGGGCGCGTGCATCCTGGACCGGCATCACCGGGTGGTGGGCGTGGGCTACAACGGCCGCGCGGCGGGCGAACCGAACGAGCGCGAGTCGCTGGCGCACGGGCAGTCCGGGTTCATTCACGCGGAGGTGAATGCCCTGCTGGCCGCGAACTGGAACGGGGAGGGTCACACGCTGTACGTCACGCACGAACCGTGCTCGACGTGCGCGCGGCTGATCGTGAACTCGCGCCGGGTGTCGCGGGTGGTGTTCGCCACGCCGTATCAGGAGGAGGGCCGGGCGGTGGCGGGCCTGCCGTTCGGGGCGGACATCCTGCGCGGCGCGGGCATCGAGGTGGTCCATGCCGGGTAAGCCGGAGCTGGTCGCCATCTACGCCATGACGGAAAACCGCGTGATCGGCCGGGACGGGGGGATGCCGTGGCACCTGCCGGCGGACTTCGCGCATTTCCGGCGGTTGAGCGTGGGCCGGCCGAACATCATGGGCCGCAAGGTGTGGGAGTCGCTGGGCGGCACGGCGCTGAAGGACCGGTTGAATATCGTGCTGACCCGCAACCCGGCGTACCGGGCGGAGGGCGCGGTGGTGGTGCACACGCCCGCGGCGGCGCTGGAGGCGGCGGGGGACGCGCCGGAGGTGGCGATCATCGGCGGGGCGGAAATCTACGCGCTGTATGCCGGTCAGCTCACGCGGCGGGAGGAGACGGTGATTCACACCGTGCTGGAGGGCGACACCTTCATGCCGGAGCTGCCGGGGGAGTGGACGGTGACCACCGAGCGGGTCCGGCCGGCGGACGCGAGGAATGCGTACGACCTGACCTTCCGGACGCTGGTGCGGCAGACTCCCTGACTCATCAGCGCCAGATAGCCTGGGGGGGTATCATTCCCCGGCTGCGGGGCTTACCATGAGGGCATGACCGTCACGAAAACCATGACCCTGCACCACCTCGGCGAGCAGCGTTACGTGGGCCACAGCGCCAGCGGGCACCAGATCCTGCTGGACAACAGCCCCATCAAGGTCGGCGTGTCCCCCAGCGAGGCCCTGCTGGCCGCCGTGGCCGGCTGCACCGCCTACGACGTGGTGGAAATCATGCGCAAGAAGCGCACCCCCCTGGCCGAGTACCGCGTGGAACTCGTCGCGGAACTCGACGACACCACCACCCCCAAGCACTACCGCCGCATGACCGTGCGCCACCTCGGCCGCGGCCAGGGCGTCACGCAGGAGACCCTGCTGAAGGCCGCCGAACTCAGCCACGAGAAGTACTGTTCGGTGGCCGCCAGCGTGAAATCCGAGATCGTGGTGGAGGCCGCCCTGCTGCCCGACCCGGCCACCCCCTGAGCGGCACCCTATCCGCGCGGCCCGGCAACTTCATTGCCGGGCCGCGCTCTCTTGCCGGCCACTCCTATCCGGACGGCCCGCCCCACGGCCGTGCCCGCCCGTGCTGAAATGCCTGCACCGCTGGAGGTGTGATGACCCGTGCCCGTGACCCGGAAGTGCAGGCCCTGCTGGACATGCTGCGGCTGTCGCTGGGCGGCGCCGTCGCGCTGGGCTTCGCGCGTTTCGCGTACGCGCTGCTGCTGCCCGCCATGCGCGCGGACCTGCACTGGAGTTTCACGCTGTCCGGCGCGATGAACGCCGCGAACGCCCTGGGGTACCTCGCCGGCGCCCTGAGTGCCGCGCGGCTCGGTGACCGCTGGGGCCTGCGGCGGCTGTTCACGGTGGGCCTGCTCGTCACGGCCGCCGCCCTGGCCGCCTGCGCCCTGTCCGGCGACGGGGCGGTGCTGCTGGTCCTGCGGTTCCTGGCGGGCCTGAGCGGCGCGTGGGTGTTCGTGAGTGGCGGCGGGCTGGCGGCCCTGGCGGCGCGGCAGCATCCGGCCCGCAGCGCGCGCCTGCTGGGCGTGTTTTACGGCGGCGCCGGCATCGGGATCGTGCTGTCGGCGCTGCTGCTCCCGCCGCTGCTGACCTCCGGCTGGCGCGGTGCGTGGCTGGCGTTGGGCGCGGCGTCCGTGGCGTGCCTGCTGCTCACCCGGCCGGCCCTGCGCCGCCTGCCGGACCGCGCGGCCCCGGCCCCGCCCGGTGTGCGCGCCCCGCTGCGGCCCCTGGCCTTCACGCTCGCGGCCTACGCGTGTTTCGGGGTGGGGTACATCGCGTACATGACCTTTATCGTGGCGTTCCTGAACTCAGTGGGCGCGGGCGGGCTGGTCACGCCGTTCTGGGCAGTGTTGGGCGCCTGCGTGGTCGTGAATCCCTTCGTGTGGGGTCCGCTGCAGCAGCGCGCGCCCGGCGCGCGCGCCATGAGCGTCCTGATGGCCACCCTGGCCGTGGGCGCCGCACTGCCGCTGTGGTCGCACGTGCCCGCGGCCCTACTGCTGTCCGGCGTGCTGTTCGGCCTGAGCTTCCTGGCAGTCGTGACCTTCACCACCGTCATCACCCGCCGGGTCCTGCCGGAGCACGCCTGGGCGCGGGGCATCGTGGCCTTCACCAGCGTGTTCGCGCTGGGGCAGGTGGCCGGCCCCCTCCTGACCGGCCTGGCCGCCGACAGCGCGGGCGGCCTGCGCCTGGGCCTGGGACTCAGCGCGGCGGTGCTGCTGCTGGGCGCCGCCCTCGCCCTGGGCCAACCGGGTCGCGCGGGCCGGCCCGCCTGACCCGGGGCGGCGGGATGCACTAGAACGGGGAGGCTGTGACCCCACCCGACCCCCCTGCGGCCCGTTCCCTGCTCGCCCGGCACGCCTTCGCGCTGAACCTCGCCGTGACGTTCCTCTCGGCGGTCCCGCTGCCCTTCCTGGGCCGCGCGCACGGCGAGGACTTCCGCCGGGCCAGCGGGTACTTCCCGCTGGTGGGTTACCTGGTGGGCGGCGCGGTGGCGCTGGTGCTGCTGCTGCCCCTGCCGCTCCCGGCGGGCGTGGGCGCGGCGCTGGCGGTGTGGGCGTGGCTGTGGGTGACCGGCCTGCTGCACTTCGACGGACTGGTGGACAGCGCCGACGCGCTGCTCGCCATGCGCGCCCCGGAACGCCGGCTGGAGATCCTGCACGACGTGCACGTGGGCGCCTTCGGGCTGGCGGCGGGCGGCGTGTACCTGCTGCTGCTCTGGAGCCTGCTCTCGGCGTCCATCCCGGCCTTCGCGCCGGTCGTGGCGGCCGTGCTGGGCCGGGCGGTCATGCTGATTCCCATGAACCTGTACCCGGTGGCGGGCAACAGCGTGATCGGCGGGCAGTCGCGGGGCGGGCGGCCCTGGGTGCCCCTGCTGCTCACGCTGCCGGTGCTGCTGCTGCCCGGCGGGCTGCTCGCGGCGGTTCTCGCCCTGCTGGGCGGGCTGCTGGTCGCGCGGTTCGCGGCCGGGCGGCTGGGCGGCGTGCTGAACGGCGACACGTACGGCCTGGTGGTGGTGGGCGCGGAGCTGCTGGTGCTGCTCAGTTACGCCTGGGGGCAGGCGTGAAGGCCCGGGCATGCTGACCCTGCACCTCGTCCGGCACGCGCCCACCGTCCGCAATCATGAGCGGCGCTATCCCTTCCCGCACGAGGACCCGCCCCTCTCCCCGGAAGGGGAGGCCCTGGCCCGCCGGCTCGTGCTGCCGGCGGCGGACGTGGTGTTCGCCTCGCCCCGGGCGCGGGTACGGCAGACCGCCGCCCTGGCCGGCTTCCCGGAAGTGCTGGACGCCCCGGCCCTGGTCGAGGCCCGCTTCGGCGTGATGGCCGGGCTCACCTGGGCGGAACTCGAAGCCCGGCACGGCGAGGCCCCGCGCACCTGGATCGACACGCTCTCGGACCCTCAAAGCCCGCTCGGCCCCCCCGGCGGGGAGACCGGGCAGGCCTTTCACGGCCGGGTGCAGGCGTGGCTGGACGCCCTGCCGGAGGAGGGCGCCGTGCTGGCGTTCGCGCACTCCGGGACCCTCCAGGCCGCCCTGCGCCTCACGGTGGGCCTGGGGGCGGTGGTCACGCCGCCCGGCACGCGCATCACCCTGGAACGGGCGGGCGGGCCGTGGTGGCTCAGCGCCGTGGTGCCGCCCGGCTAGCGCGCCTCAGCGGGCGGCGCGGTGCGTGAGCAGCAGCGTGCCCGCACCCCAGGTCCCGCCCACCAGCGTGAACAGCAGCGCCAGCGGCGGCTCGCCCAGACTGGCGGCAATCGCGGTGAGGCCCAGCACGGCGCCCACCACGTCCGGCACCGGCAGCCGCGCCCGGACGGCCAGGGCCCGCCCGCCGTCGTAGGCGGTCACGCTCAGGCCCACCGCCAGCAGCAGCACCAGCAGCATGGTCGCCAGCAGCGCCGGCCCCAGCAGGCCCGCCAGCCCCAGCACCAGCGCCGGCACGCCCAGCGCGGCCAGCGTCAGCACGCCCAGCGCCAGGGTCCGCATCGGGGCGTGCCGCTGCCGGCGCGCCAGGACCGGCGCGACCCCCAGCGTGAACAGCGACCCCAGCGCGCCCGCCGTGAGCAGCACGAAGAACTTCGACCACGCCGCGCCGCCCAGCCAGCCCAGCAGCGGCCGGAAGGCGGCGGCGCTCGCCACGCTCAGGTCGCTGGGCGGCGGGGCCTGCAGGGCGGTGCGGTCCCCGGGCGCCTGCCCCAGCAGGGTGTTCACCCGTCCGGTCACCTGCGCGCCGGGGTCGCGGGTCACGTCGCCCAGCAGCGTGACCACCTCGCCGTCCACACGGGCGGCGCCGGTCAGGTGCACGTTCCCGCCGATGGCGATCACGTTCCCGTCCACCGGGCGTTCCACGGTCACGTTCTGTCCGAAGGTCACCCGGCCGCTGGCCGCGCCCTGGTACAGGGTGGGCAGGGTCAGCACGGCCGCTAGCGCGTACGCGCCCGCCCCCACGGTCCGCAGGGTGGGCGTGGGTCGCCACGCGACCACCACGCTGGTGAGCAGCACCAGGGCCGCGCCGACCACCGCCAGCGGCGAGACCTGCGCCAGCAGCGCCTGCAGGACCAGCGCGCCGGCCGTCAGGTTCGGCCAGGCGGTGGTCACGGTCAGCAGCAGCAGGCCCACCATCAGCGCCCCGACCAGCAGGGCCGGGGCGGGGTTGGGCCCGCGCAGCGAGGGCACCGGATGCACCCAGACGTGCGCCGCCTCCGGCGGGGTCGCGTCCACGGCCGCCTGGAAAGCGGCCACCGGCGCAGCCACCGGTGGCACTTCGGCCGGCAGGGGCCGGACGGCCTGGGCGCCCGCCGCCTCGGCCGCGATGCGGGCCGCCAGACCCGCCGCCACCGAGGGCGCGGCGGGTACCGGGTGGTGCAGCCGCGCCTGCCACGCGATCTCGGAGGCGACACTGGCCGCCACGCTCCGCGGAATCGCGGGGGGCCGCACCTGCCCGGCCACCCGCACGTCGCCCGCCACGTCGGCGGCCACACTCCGGGGCAGGACCGCGGGCGCCAGTTGCAGGGTGTGGGCCAGGGCCACGTCCGCCGCGACGGCGGCCGCCACCGACCTCGGCAGCGCCGGGGGGGGCAGTGCGCGCCACTGCGCGGACGCGGCCACCTCGCCCGCCACCTGACGCGCCACACTCTGCGGCAACGCCGGGGGCGGCAGGCTGCTCAGCGCGGCCTGCGTGCCGTGCAGCGCCTCTCGCCAGCGCGCCACCCGGTCCGCGTCCGGCCAGGCGGCCAGCCGCGCGCGGTCCTCGGCACCCAGCGTGCCGTCGGCGTCCTCGTGCAGCCAGTCCAGCCACGCCGGCACGGCCGCCCCACCGCCGGGGCGGGCGGGGTCCGGGAACTCTGGGGGGGGTGGCGGGCGGCCCATATCAACCCCCATACGGTAGGGACCGGGGCAGGGTTCCCGCTGCCTGAAACTCCACCGTCACCCCTGATCGGGGGAGGGCCCGGGCTGGCCGGGCCGCGCGTGGTAGTCGCCGCTTTTCCCGCCGGACTTGGCGAGCAGCCGCACGCCCGTGATCTCGATGGCCTTGCTGGCGGCCTTGAGCATGTCGTACACGTTCAGCGCCGCGACCGTCACGGCCGTCAGGGCCTCCATCTCCACGCCGGTGGGGGCAGTGGTGCGCACGGTCGCCTGCACGCGCACGCCCGCCGGTTCCAGCGTGACCTGCACGTCCGCACCCGTCACCGGAATGGGGTGGCACAGCGTCACCAGGTCCGCGGTGCGTTTGCTGCCCGCCAGCCCCGCCAGCCGCGCCACGGTCAGCGGGTCGCCCTTGGGGTTGGTGCCGGCCTCCAGCGCCGCGCGGGCGTCCGGCGGGAGCCGCACCCAGCCCTCGGCGGTGGCCGAGCGCGCGGTGGGCGCCTTGCCGGTCACGTCCACCATGCGGGGCAGGCCATCCCGGAAGTGCGTGAGTTCCGGCGCAGGGGAATCGCCGGTCTGTGCGTCGGGGCTCATTCCTCGGGAACGTCCAGGTCCTTCAGGGACGCGAAGGGGTTCTGCTTGGCGTGCGCGCTGCCTTCCGGAATGCCCAGGTCGTCGTCGATCTCCTCGACCGGCACCTGCGCCATGTGCTCGCAGGTGCCCTCATTGAGGTCCTGCCCGCACACCTGGCACAGGCCCTTGCAAGCCGGGTCGTGCAGCACGCTCAGCGGCGCGGCCAGCACGGTCGTTTCGGCCAGGTAGGCGCTGAGGTCCAGGTTCGGGTCGCCGAACACCAGCACCTCCTCGCCGGACTCGGCCTCTTCCAGGTACGGCTGGTCGGCGCTGGGGTCGTAGCGCATCAGGGTGCCGAGCTTCAGTTCCAGCGGCACGTGCACCTCCCGCAGGCAGCGGGCGCACTCCATGATCAGGGTGGGTTCGAACGTGCCCTGCAGGTACATTTCCTGCGAGCCGAGGCTGTTGACGTCCACGTCGTACCAGGCGGGTTCGGCGAAGCGCAGGGTCTGGGGAAGGCCGCCCTGCTCGTAGGTCAGTTCTGTCAGTTCGCCTTCGGCGTGCGCGTCGTCCTGCGTGCGCATCAGGGAACCCAGGTGAATGCGGGGCGAATCGGTCATGCCCCTCATCATAGAAGGTCCGCCGCAATTCCCGCCGTGACGTGGGGCGGCATCCCCGGCATGTGGAAAGGCAAAAGAAAAACTCCCGCCGGAGCGGGAGCGTTTCAGTGGTGACCCCAACGGGATTCGAACCCGTATCGCTACCTTGAAAGGGTAGTGTCCTAACCGTTAGACGATGGGGCCACACCACTTCAGCTGTTGAACACCGCCGCCTTTCGGCCCGGAATCCTTGACTGCCTTTCAAGGGGTGCCGTTTCCGGCACGCACAGAAAGATACACACCCGCTCCTCTGGCGTCAAGGGCCCCTCACGGTCGGCGCTGGCGCCCGCCGGTCACGGCCCGGGCCGCTGTCTAAAGGCGCCCTTCAGGGCCGGCGCGCGGGCCGCGCCAGGACGGCAGTTTCCGTCCGGACAGGCCGCGCGGCCGGCCGGCGCGCGCCGCACCCGCGCGCGAAGTGGGCGGTACACTGGCCCTGATGAGCGACACCGGATCCCTACAGCGCCTGCACCGCGTTCAGCAACTGGACCTGAACCTCGACCAACTGCGCGCCGAGGAGAGCAACATCCCGGACGCTCTGCGCGACGCCCGCGCGCAGCAGACCGAGATCAACAACAGCCTGGAAGACACCGAGATCACCCTCGAAGGTGTGGAAAAGCAGCTCCGGCAGGCCGAGATGGACCTCGCCGGCACCCGCGACCAGATCCAGCGCGCCAAGGAAGAACTCGACAAGAACGCCTTCGACGCCCGCGCCCAGAGCCAGTACGGCAGCCGCATCCAGATGCTCGGCGAACGCGCCGACGAGATGGAAGAGGACCTCGGGCCGCTGCGCGAGCGTCAGCAGGAACTCGCCGCCAAGGCCAGCCAGCTGCGCCAG from Deinococcus ficus includes:
- a CDS encoding YbfB/YjiJ family MFS transporter; the protein is MTRARDPEVQALLDMLRLSLGGAVALGFARFAYALLLPAMRADLHWSFTLSGAMNAANALGYLAGALSAARLGDRWGLRRLFTVGLLVTAAALAACALSGDGAVLLVLRFLAGLSGAWVFVSGGGLAALAARQHPARSARLLGVFYGGAGIGIVLSALLLPPLLTSGWRGAWLALGAASVACLLLTRPALRRLPDRAAPAPPGVRAPLRPLAFTLAAYACFGVGYIAYMTFIVAFLNSVGAGGLVTPFWAVLGACVVVNPFVWGPLQQRAPGARAMSVLMATLAVGAALPLWSHVPAALLLSGVLFGLSFLAVVTFTTVITRRVLPEHAWARGIVAFTSVFALGQVAGPLLTGLAADSAGGLRLGLGLSAAVLLLGAALALGQPGRAGRPA
- a CDS encoding adenosylcobinamide-GDP ribazoletransferase, which codes for MTPPDPPAARSLLARHAFALNLAVTFLSAVPLPFLGRAHGEDFRRASGYFPLVGYLVGGAVALVLLLPLPLPAGVGAALAVWAWLWVTGLLHFDGLVDSADALLAMRAPERRLEILHDVHVGAFGLAAGGVYLLLLWSLLSASIPAFAPVVAAVLGRAVMLIPMNLYPVAGNSVIGGQSRGGRPWVPLLLTLPVLLLPGGLLAAVLALLGGLLVARFAAGRLGGVLNGDTYGLVVVGAELLVLLSYAWGQA
- a CDS encoding thymidylate synthase — its product is MRAYLDLMEHVLEHGTDKTDRTGTGTRSVFGHQMRFDLAQGFPLVTTKRTHLKSIIYELLWFLRGDSNVRWLQDRGVTIWDEWAAPDGELGPVYGVQWRSWPTPDSGHVDQIREVIEAIRRTPDSRRLIVSAWNVGEIGRMALPPCHALFQFYVADGRLSCQLYQRSADIFLGVPFNIASYALLTLMVAQVTGLKPGEFIWTGGDCHLYANHFEQARRQLTREPRPLPVMHLNPAVQDIDAFTFEDFTLSGYDPHPGIKAPISV
- a CDS encoding histidine phosphatase family protein, translating into MLTLHLVRHAPTVRNHERRYPFPHEDPPLSPEGEALARRLVLPAADVVFASPRARVRQTAALAGFPEVLDAPALVEARFGVMAGLTWAELEARHGEAPRTWIDTLSDPQSPLGPPGGETGQAFHGRVQAWLDALPEEGAVLAFAHSGTLQAALRLTVGLGAVVTPPGTRITLERAGGPWWLSAVVPPG
- the aguB gene encoding N-carbamoylputrescine amidase, giving the protein MPDTVTLAVIQMHVTDQLQDNVTRAEAHVRDAAKQGAQVILLPELFENLYFCQVEREDYFGLAHEIEGHPFIGRFQNLARELGVVLPLSYFERAGQAHYNSLVCIDADGELLGNYRKTHIPDGPGYEEKYYFNPGDTGFKVWPTRFGRVGVGICWDQWYPETARVMMLQGADFLLYPTAIGSEPAEVESPNSHHMWQRAMVGHAVSNSSYVGAANRIGTETVGDLNQTYYGHSFISDYTGELVAEFGETEEGPLLHALNLAEARKFRAGMGFFRDRRPELYGPLLTTDGVTRRG
- a CDS encoding dCMP deaminase family protein, with protein sequence MTRPSFDELGLATAQLWASRSADAKVQVGACILDRHHRVVGVGYNGRAAGEPNERESLAHGQSGFIHAEVNALLAANWNGEGHTLYVTHEPCSTCARLIVNSRRVSRVVFATPYQEEGRAVAGLPFGADILRGAGIEVVHAG
- a CDS encoding OsmC family protein, whose translation is MTVTKTMTLHHLGEQRYVGHSASGHQILLDNSPIKVGVSPSEALLAAVAGCTAYDVVEIMRKKRTPLAEYRVELVAELDDTTTPKHYRRMTVRHLGRGQGVTQETLLKAAELSHEKYCSVAASVKSEIVVEAALLPDPATP
- a CDS encoding HIT family protein; its protein translation is MTHPCIFCEIVAGRSPVSPVAENDLCVAFLTIAPFNTGHTLVVPRRHAVTFTDLTAAEAAAMAQLAQEVARAQQRSTLPGHDFNLWMANGEAAGQDVFHAHMHVFPRLEGDAFKVEATWPSPARPELDAVAATLRGALGAR
- a CDS encoding cytochrome P450, which codes for MTPRPASDPRALKAVEALYSPAALPDPYPLYEAVRAHAPGGVLHLPEWNAAFLTGHAANRAALSSPLALSGQGMGGAPASDGVRLLQGMMLWRNGPDHRRLRGLVELAFTPRVVEEQRVLVRALVHDLLDAAQSREAAGTEVDLVAALAHPLPARVIMTMLGLGAGDEERFVRWSGSVAELLGGANQSAELLARIDADAREMRAYFRDLAGELRARPRPGLLSALAAAQDGGERLSGDELLSNAVLLLTAGHETTSNLIPGGLLELAAQPAAWAALTADPRRPGVADELLRVVSPVQLDGRTLSGPLLLEGTPLPAGTQVQVMLAAANRDPLVFPDPARLDWTRPNAARHLAFAAGPHYCLGASLARLEITEVYAALAERFPRLRVLDPRPPYKPNPVLRGPAELKVRLDG
- a CDS encoding dihydrofolate reductase, with amino-acid sequence MPGKPELVAIYAMTENRVIGRDGGMPWHLPADFAHFRRLSVGRPNIMGRKVWESLGGTALKDRLNIVLTRNPAYRAEGAVVVHTPAAALEAAGDAPEVAIIGGAEIYALYAGQLTRREETVIHTVLEGDTFMPELPGEWTVTTERVRPADARNAYDLTFRTLVRQTP